One segment of Nocardioides oleivorans DNA contains the following:
- a CDS encoding cytidine deaminase — MTDLSADLDAEDAKLVTLARATRTRARAREGAAVRDLDGRTYAAASIRLPNLRLSGLEVCVAMAISSGSTGLEAAVVLTDGDFVDVKATSDFAGPDVPVLIGDADGAIHTRQTTRAV, encoded by the coding sequence ATGACCGACCTGTCAGCAGATCTCGACGCCGAGGACGCGAAGCTGGTGACCCTGGCCCGCGCGACCCGCACCCGTGCCCGCGCCCGTGAGGGAGCCGCCGTCCGCGACCTCGACGGACGGACGTACGCCGCTGCCAGCATCCGCCTGCCCAACCTGCGCCTGTCGGGGCTGGAGGTCTGCGTGGCGATGGCCATCTCGTCCGGCTCGACCGGGCTCGAGGCGGCCGTCGTGCTGACCGACGGCGACTTCGTCGACGTCAAGGCGACGAGCGACTTCGCCGGCCCGGATGTGCCGGTCCTCATCGGTGACGCCGACGGCGCCATCCACACGAGGCAGACGACCCGCGCCGTCTGA
- a CDS encoding HIT domain-containing protein has protein sequence MSDTSDSCIFCTIVAGEIPADELGRNDRAIAIKDLNPQAPFHALVIPVDHHENAAASAAADPATVGHLVSLADEVARASGNPDYRLIANTGAGAGQTVFHTHLHVLAGTSGMTERLV, from the coding sequence ATGAGTGACACGTCGGACTCCTGCATCTTCTGCACCATCGTCGCCGGGGAGATCCCGGCCGACGAGCTCGGGCGCAACGACCGCGCGATCGCCATCAAGGACCTGAACCCCCAGGCGCCGTTCCACGCCCTCGTGATCCCGGTCGACCACCACGAGAACGCGGCAGCCTCCGCGGCGGCGGACCCCGCGACCGTCGGCCACCTGGTGAGCCTGGCCGACGAGGTCGCCAGGGCCTCGGGCAACCCCGACTACCGGTTGATCGCCAACACGGGCGCGGGTGCCGGGCAGACCGTGTTCCACACCCACCTCCACGTGCTCGCCGGCACGTCGGGCATGACCGAGCGCCTCGTCTGA
- a CDS encoding SAM-dependent methyltransferase, with protein MSIGEAMDRLVRGGLPVRFTAYDGSSAGPPDAEIGLHLKTERGLAYLMTAPGDLGMARAYVSGDLDLTGVHPADPYDAMVLLKDHTKFRMPTPSEGIAIARGLGLSHLRPPAPPPQEHLPRWRRAVEGLRHSMSRDAEVISHHYDVSNRFYEMVLGPSMAYTCALYETPDATLEEAQFAKFDLVARKLDLKPGQTLLDVGCGWGSMVRHAAREYGVKALGVTLSLEQAEWAKGAIDREGLGDLAEVRHMDYRDVLEGDFDAISSIGLLEHIGVRNYASYFSHLRGRLKPGGRLLNHCITRAHNKHQETGAFIDRYVFPDGELIGSGTIISAAQDQGLEVQHSENLRLHYAATLRDWNKNLVDNWDECVKEVGEGTARVWGLYIAGSRVGFERDEIELHQVLATRNDDHGVSGFPMRPDWKA; from the coding sequence ATGTCCATCGGCGAGGCGATGGACCGGCTGGTGAGGGGCGGGCTGCCTGTCCGCTTCACGGCCTACGACGGCAGCAGCGCCGGTCCGCCCGACGCGGAGATCGGCCTCCACCTCAAGACCGAGCGCGGACTGGCCTACCTGATGACGGCTCCGGGCGACCTCGGCATGGCCCGGGCCTACGTCAGCGGCGACCTCGACCTCACGGGTGTGCACCCGGCCGACCCCTACGACGCGATGGTCCTGCTCAAGGACCACACGAAGTTCCGGATGCCGACGCCGTCGGAGGGCATCGCGATCGCGCGCGGCCTCGGCCTGTCGCACCTGCGCCCGCCGGCCCCGCCGCCGCAGGAGCACCTGCCGCGCTGGCGCCGCGCCGTCGAGGGCCTGCGCCACTCGATGTCGCGCGACGCCGAGGTGATCTCGCACCACTACGACGTGTCCAACCGCTTCTACGAGATGGTGCTCGGCCCGTCGATGGCCTACACGTGCGCGCTCTACGAGACGCCGGACGCCACCCTCGAGGAGGCGCAGTTCGCCAAGTTCGACCTCGTCGCCCGCAAGCTCGACCTCAAGCCCGGCCAGACGCTGCTCGACGTGGGCTGCGGCTGGGGCTCGATGGTCCGCCACGCCGCGCGCGAGTACGGCGTGAAGGCGCTCGGCGTGACCCTGTCGCTCGAGCAGGCCGAGTGGGCCAAGGGCGCGATCGACCGCGAAGGCCTCGGCGACCTGGCCGAGGTGCGGCACATGGACTACCGCGACGTGCTGGAGGGCGACTTCGACGCGATCAGCTCGATCGGGCTCCTCGAGCACATCGGCGTGCGCAACTACGCGTCGTACTTCTCGCACCTGCGCGGCCGGCTCAAGCCCGGCGGCCGGCTGCTCAACCACTGCATCACCCGCGCCCACAACAAGCACCAAGAGACCGGTGCGTTCATCGACCGCTACGTCTTCCCCGACGGCGAGCTGATCGGCTCCGGCACGATCATCTCCGCCGCGCAGGACCAGGGCCTCGAGGTGCAGCACAGCGAGAACCTGCGCCTCCACTACGCCGCCACGCTCCGCGACTGGAACAAGAACCTGGTCGACAACTGGGACGAGTGCGTGAAGGAGGTCGGCGAGGGCACCGCACGCGTGTGGGGCCTCTACATCGCCGGCTCGCGCGTCGGCTTCGAGCGCGACGAGATCGAGCTGCACCAGGTCCTCGCGACCCGCAACGACGACCACGGGGTGTCGGGCTTCCCGATGCGTCCCGACTGGAAGGCCTGA
- the ybeY gene encoding rRNA maturation RNase YbeY: MSIEVLNESGQDLDVRRLSRLARFVMDEMRVHPLAELCVKAVDEDTIASLNEQWMEKEGPTDVLAFPMDELRPGKVNEEPEEGVLGDLVLAPTVAERQGEEAGHGREAEIDLLTVHGILHLLGYDHAEPEEHAVMFGLQGELLEKWRATPETV; this comes from the coding sequence ATGAGCATCGAGGTCCTCAACGAGTCGGGCCAGGACCTCGACGTGCGTCGCCTCTCCCGGCTGGCGCGCTTCGTGATGGACGAGATGCGCGTCCACCCCCTGGCCGAGCTGTGCGTGAAGGCGGTCGACGAGGACACCATCGCCTCGCTCAACGAGCAGTGGATGGAGAAGGAGGGCCCGACCGACGTGCTCGCCTTCCCGATGGACGAGCTGCGTCCGGGCAAGGTCAACGAGGAGCCCGAGGAGGGCGTCCTGGGCGACCTCGTCCTCGCGCCGACCGTCGCCGAGCGGCAGGGCGAGGAGGCCGGCCACGGTCGCGAGGCCGAGATCGACCTGCTCACCGTCCACGGCATCCTGCACCTCCTCGGCTACGACCACGCCGAGCCCGAGGAGCACGCGGTGATGTTCGGGCTGCAGGGCGAGCTGCTGGAGAAGTGGCGCGCGACGCCTGAGACCGTCTGA
- a CDS encoding hemolysin family protein has product MSADIWQLGSAALLVWLAGLFSAADAALSSFSRARAEELRSEGRAGAARLVMILDDPARYLNTALLLRLLCEISAIVLVSTWARDAYHDSLVPSVLTTIGVMLVVSFVVIGVAPRTLGRQHDVKVALISAGPLSLVTTILGPIPALLILLGNAITPGKGFSEGPFSTETELRELVDLAEASAVIESGERRMIHSVFELGDTITREVMVPRPDMVYIERHKNLRQTLSLFLRSGYSRIPVVDDNLDDIVGMAYLKDLVRRDFEAPDVEFTQRVDEVMRPVHYVPDSKPVDALLTELQARRQHIAVVVDEYGGTAGLITIEDVLEEIVGEITDEYDAEEVEVEHVEGGAIRVSSRYPVDDLDELVGFRVEDDDVDSVGGLMAKHLGKVPIPGSVVECHGLRLEAERATGRRNKIETVLVTVLSDEVDDDVDASVTASGR; this is encoded by the coding sequence ATGTCCGCCGACATCTGGCAGCTCGGCTCCGCCGCGCTGCTGGTCTGGCTCGCGGGCCTGTTCTCGGCCGCCGACGCCGCGCTCAGCAGCTTCTCCCGCGCCCGCGCCGAGGAGCTCAGGTCCGAGGGACGTGCCGGCGCCGCACGCCTGGTGATGATCCTCGACGACCCCGCGCGCTACCTCAACACCGCGCTCCTGCTCCGCCTCCTGTGCGAGATCAGTGCGATCGTCCTGGTCAGCACGTGGGCCCGCGACGCCTACCACGACTCGCTCGTGCCGAGCGTGCTGACGACCATCGGCGTGATGCTCGTCGTGTCGTTCGTCGTCATCGGGGTCGCTCCCCGCACGCTCGGGCGCCAGCACGACGTGAAGGTGGCGCTGATCTCGGCCGGCCCGCTGTCGCTCGTCACCACGATCCTCGGCCCGATCCCCGCTCTGCTGATCCTGCTCGGCAACGCGATCACGCCCGGCAAGGGCTTCAGCGAGGGACCGTTCTCGACCGAGACCGAGCTCCGCGAGCTCGTCGACCTCGCCGAGGCGTCCGCCGTCATCGAGTCCGGCGAGCGCAGGATGATCCACTCCGTCTTCGAGCTCGGCGACACGATCACCCGCGAGGTGATGGTCCCGCGCCCCGACATGGTCTACATCGAGCGCCACAAGAACCTGCGCCAGACGCTCTCGCTGTTCCTGCGCAGCGGCTACTCCCGCATCCCGGTCGTCGACGACAACCTCGACGACATCGTCGGCATGGCCTACCTCAAGGACCTCGTGCGTCGTGACTTCGAGGCACCCGACGTCGAGTTCACCCAGCGCGTCGACGAGGTGATGCGCCCGGTCCACTACGTGCCGGACTCCAAGCCCGTCGACGCCCTCCTCACCGAGCTCCAGGCGCGCCGCCAGCACATCGCGGTCGTCGTCGACGAGTACGGCGGCACGGCCGGGCTGATCACCATCGAGGACGTCCTCGAGGAGATCGTCGGCGAGATCACCGACGAGTACGACGCCGAGGAGGTCGAGGTCGAGCACGTCGAGGGCGGCGCGATCCGGGTCTCCTCGCGCTACCCGGTCGACGACCTCGACGAGCTCGTCGGCTTCCGCGTCGAGGACGACGACGTCGACAGCGTCGGCGGCCTCATGGCCAAGCACCTGGGCAAGGTCCCGATCCCCGGATCCGTCGTGGAGTGCCACGGTCTCCGCCTCGAGGCCGAGCGCGCCACGGGTCGGCGCAACAAGATCGAGACGGTGCTCGTGACGGTGCTGTCCGACGAGGTCGACGACGACGTGGACGCCTCGGTCACCGCCTCCGGCCGGTGA
- a CDS encoding PhoH family protein: MTETNTPQEKPTHTVVVPNSIDMVSVLGPGDAHLRIIERAFKADVHVRGNRITLAGDSAEVAMAERLLDEIVTIVRTGQGVTDETVERIVQMLQTETQERPADVLSLNILSNRGRTIRPKTLNQKRYVESIDTSTITFGIGPAGTGKTYLAMAKAVQALQAKEVNRIILSRPAVEAGERLGFLPGTLSEKIDPYLRPLYDALHDMVDPDTIPKLLAAGTIEVAPLAFLRGRSLNDSFIILDEAQNTTPEQMKMFLTRLGFGSRIVVTGDTSQVDLPSGTQSGLRVVEGILDGVDDITFCRLTGTDVVRHRLVGRIVEAYEVHDAEREASRPKTTPGTTGRGPSRSPR, from the coding sequence ATGACTGAGACGAACACCCCGCAGGAGAAGCCGACCCACACGGTCGTCGTCCCCAACAGCATCGACATGGTCTCGGTCCTGGGTCCGGGCGATGCGCACCTCCGGATCATCGAGCGGGCCTTCAAGGCCGACGTGCACGTCCGCGGCAACCGCATCACGCTGGCCGGCGACTCCGCCGAGGTCGCGATGGCCGAGCGGCTCCTCGACGAGATCGTGACGATCGTGCGCACCGGACAGGGCGTCACCGACGAGACGGTCGAGCGCATCGTGCAGATGCTGCAGACCGAGACCCAGGAGCGCCCGGCCGACGTGCTGAGCCTCAACATCCTGTCCAACCGCGGCCGCACGATCCGTCCGAAGACGCTCAACCAGAAGCGCTACGTCGAGTCGATCGACACCTCCACGATCACGTTCGGCATCGGCCCCGCCGGCACCGGCAAGACCTACCTGGCGATGGCCAAGGCCGTGCAGGCCCTGCAGGCCAAGGAGGTCAACCGGATCATCCTGAGCCGCCCGGCCGTCGAGGCGGGGGAGCGGCTCGGCTTCCTGCCCGGCACGCTCAGCGAGAAGATCGACCCCTACCTGCGCCCGCTCTACGACGCGCTGCACGACATGGTCGACCCCGACACGATCCCGAAGCTGCTCGCCGCCGGGACCATCGAGGTCGCGCCGCTGGCGTTCCTGCGCGGTCGCTCGCTCAACGACTCCTTCATCATCCTCGACGAGGCGCAGAACACGACGCCGGAGCAGATGAAGATGTTCCTCACCCGCCTCGGCTTCGGCTCGCGCATCGTCGTGACCGGCGACACCAGCCAGGTCGACCTGCCCTCGGGCACGCAGTCCGGGCTCCGGGTGGTCGAGGGGATCCTCGACGGGGTCGACGACATCACCTTCTGCCGGCTCACCGGCACCGACGTCGTACGCCACCGGCTCGTGGGTCGCATCGTGGAGGCCTACGAGGTCCACGACGCCGAGCGGGAGGCCAGCCGGCCGAAGACCACGCCGGGCACGACCGGCCGCGGGCCGTCGAGGAGCCCGCGATGA
- a CDS encoding siderophore-interacting protein — translation MSTRAAQFQATVRRREPLSDHLVRLVLDGLDDFTSTGIADEWVGLVVPGQFQSRYYTVRSFADGVLTLDVVVHDVGLVTEWAMRDCVGDTVTITEPKASFLPPAGATWLLLVGDLTAMPAMARIVEEHPQLTTYVMAEVPDQHELARAGYLPDTAEVTWLEPPAPGQSALAQVVEGIDWPAGEGYFWMAGESAQMRAIRKHLMREVGLPTTHYDVMGYWRATAARQPRAVDPGPIWRAGKAAGKSDEQIWAEYDAAREANDV, via the coding sequence GTGAGCACCCGCGCAGCGCAGTTCCAGGCGACCGTACGGCGCCGCGAACCGCTGTCGGACCACCTCGTCCGGCTCGTCCTCGACGGCCTCGACGACTTCACCTCGACCGGGATCGCCGACGAGTGGGTCGGACTGGTCGTGCCCGGCCAGTTCCAGAGCCGCTACTACACCGTCCGGTCCTTCGCCGACGGCGTGCTGACCCTCGACGTGGTCGTGCACGACGTCGGGCTGGTCACCGAGTGGGCGATGCGCGACTGCGTCGGCGACACCGTCACGATCACCGAGCCGAAGGCCTCGTTCCTGCCGCCCGCAGGAGCGACGTGGCTGCTGCTCGTCGGCGACCTCACCGCGATGCCGGCGATGGCCCGCATCGTGGAGGAGCACCCGCAGCTGACGACGTACGTCATGGCGGAGGTGCCCGACCAGCACGAGCTGGCCCGGGCCGGCTACCTCCCCGACACGGCCGAGGTCACCTGGCTCGAGCCGCCCGCTCCGGGGCAGAGCGCGCTCGCGCAGGTCGTCGAGGGCATCGACTGGCCCGCGGGCGAGGGCTACTTCTGGATGGCGGGGGAGTCGGCGCAGATGCGGGCCATCCGCAAGCACCTGATGCGAGAGGTCGGCCTGCCGACCACCCACTACGACGTGATGGGCTACTGGCGTGCCACCGCCGCCCGGCAGCCGCGCGCCGTCGACCCCGGCCCCATCTGGCGCGCCGGCAAGGCGGCAGGCAAGAGTGACGAGCAGATCTGGGCGGAGTACGACGCAGCACGGGAGGCCAACGATGTCTGA
- a CDS encoding FAD-binding oxidoreductase, translating into MPEGAPVRLAKRTSNLFRGRAELGAGLDVSGLTGVIEVDGDVAEVQGMCTYEDLVEVTLAHGRIPLVVPQLRTITLGGAVTGLGIESTSFRNGLPHESVLEMDVMTGSGEIVTTKPGDDLFDAFPNSYGSLGYATRLRIELEPVPAYAALRHVRFDDAGALAQAVTRIVAEGEWDGERVDGLDGVAFSPDELYLTLARWTDEPGPTSDYTGQQVFYRSLQHRATDRLTVHDYIWRWDTDWFWCSRAFGAQHPLVRRVWPRRLRRSDVYWKLVALDRRFSIGDRLDRRAGRPQGERVVQDVEVPVDRLAEFLGWFDREVGMRPVWLCPLQVRREGGERPWPGYPLTAGETYVNVGFWGVVNVGPDAPTSPRNRAIEAEVTDLGGHKSLYSEAFYSREEFDRLYDGANLARVKAQHDPDDRLTDLYDKVVGRR; encoded by the coding sequence TTGCCCGAGGGCGCGCCGGTCCGGTTGGCCAAGAGGACCAGCAACCTCTTCCGGGGTCGCGCCGAGCTCGGCGCCGGCCTCGACGTCTCCGGCCTGACGGGCGTCATCGAGGTCGACGGCGACGTCGCTGAGGTGCAGGGCATGTGCACCTACGAGGACCTCGTCGAGGTCACCCTCGCCCACGGCCGCATCCCGCTTGTCGTGCCGCAGCTCAGGACCATCACCCTCGGTGGCGCGGTCACCGGTCTCGGCATCGAGTCGACGAGCTTCCGCAACGGCCTGCCGCACGAGTCGGTCCTCGAGATGGACGTGATGACCGGGTCCGGCGAGATCGTCACGACCAAGCCCGGCGACGACCTCTTCGACGCCTTCCCCAACTCCTACGGGTCGCTCGGCTACGCCACCCGGCTGCGGATCGAGCTCGAGCCCGTCCCGGCGTACGCCGCCCTCCGGCACGTCCGCTTCGACGACGCCGGCGCACTCGCGCAGGCCGTGACCCGCATCGTGGCCGAGGGGGAGTGGGACGGCGAGCGCGTCGACGGCCTCGACGGCGTCGCCTTCTCGCCCGACGAGCTCTACCTCACGCTCGCCCGCTGGACCGACGAGCCCGGCCCCACCAGCGACTACACCGGCCAGCAGGTGTTCTACCGCTCGCTCCAGCACCGGGCGACCGACCGGCTCACCGTCCACGACTACATCTGGCGGTGGGACACCGACTGGTTCTGGTGCTCGCGGGCGTTCGGCGCCCAGCACCCGCTCGTGCGCCGGGTGTGGCCGCGTCGGCTCCGGCGCTCCGACGTCTACTGGAAGCTCGTCGCCCTCGACCGGCGCTTCAGCATCGGCGACCGGCTCGACCGACGAGCCGGGCGCCCGCAGGGCGAGCGCGTGGTCCAGGACGTCGAGGTGCCCGTCGACCGGCTGGCGGAGTTCCTCGGGTGGTTCGACCGCGAGGTCGGCATGCGCCCGGTGTGGCTGTGCCCGCTCCAGGTGCGCCGCGAGGGCGGCGAGCGCCCGTGGCCGGGCTACCCGCTGACCGCGGGCGAGACCTACGTCAACGTCGGCTTCTGGGGCGTCGTCAACGTCGGCCCCGACGCACCGACGTCCCCGCGCAACCGCGCGATCGAGGCCGAGGTCACCGACCTCGGCGGGCACAAGAGCCTCTACTCCGAGGCGTTCTACTCGCGCGAGGAGTTCGACCGCCTCTACGACGGGGCCAACCTGGCCCGCGTGAAGGCGCAGCACGACCCGGACGACCGACTGACAGATCTCTACGACAAGGTGGTGGGACGACGATGA
- a CDS encoding SigE family RNA polymerase sigma factor, which produces MPEHLSLVGADADEAVEQLYAAHWRQLVRLSALLVHDQAAAEDLVQDAFVAMHGRWSRLRDPDKALAYLRQAVVNRSRSALRHRGVVERHTRSTRAADLVVEGPSASGARSDAVRDALRQLSERQREVLVLRYYLDWSEAQIADALGVSRGAVKAHASRGSAALRDLLGDWWEDPS; this is translated from the coding sequence GTGCCCGAGCACCTCAGCCTCGTCGGCGCCGACGCGGACGAGGCCGTCGAGCAGCTGTACGCCGCCCACTGGCGCCAGCTCGTCCGGCTCTCCGCCCTGCTCGTGCACGACCAGGCCGCGGCCGAGGACCTCGTGCAGGACGCGTTCGTCGCGATGCACGGCAGGTGGTCGCGGCTGCGCGACCCCGACAAGGCACTCGCCTACCTCAGGCAGGCCGTCGTCAACCGGTCCCGCTCGGCGCTCCGGCACCGGGGGGTCGTGGAGCGGCACACGCGATCGACCCGCGCCGCGGACCTCGTCGTCGAGGGCCCGTCTGCCAGCGGCGCCCGCAGCGACGCCGTCCGCGACGCCCTGCGGCAGCTGTCCGAGCGGCAGCGCGAGGTGCTCGTGCTCCGCTACTACCTGGACTGGTCCGAGGCACAGATCGCCGACGCGCTCGGCGTCTCGCGCGGCGCCGTCAAGGCACACGCTTCCCGAGGCAGCGCCGCCCTGCGCGACCTCCTCGGTGACTGGTGGGAGGACCCGTCATGA
- a CDS encoding Gmad2 immunoglobulin-like domain-containing protein, translating to MNLPSPVRRWAGATAVVLAGTLALAACTGDGQRPVSDETTEQPSSTAEPTPTGGTSPTDEPTETPTQAEGTAVPVYYAGDGPDGKPRLFREFHRVEGDPLLEAARLVAGNGTPDDPDYRTLWPQLEVASVQATDGVLLVDIPTDAFTERPDGMSRRVAKLALQQLVYTLQGVHQERIPVVIERSETEPSLFGISTETELTEASALRTLNLVSITSPAEGATVSGSSLRVTGVANSFEASGPCWILRGQEELVGGGYQAEAWMGDRLFPFEGELSLAGITGEVTLRCETDDPTGGTEGPGPAVDTKTITVS from the coding sequence ATGAACCTCCCTTCCCCGGTACGACGCTGGGCGGGCGCCACCGCCGTGGTCCTCGCCGGCACCCTCGCGCTGGCTGCGTGCACAGGCGACGGGCAGCGGCCGGTCTCCGACGAGACCACCGAGCAGCCGAGCAGCACCGCGGAGCCGACGCCGACGGGTGGTACGTCGCCGACCGACGAGCCGACCGAGACCCCGACGCAGGCGGAGGGCACGGCCGTACCCGTCTACTACGCCGGCGACGGACCCGACGGGAAGCCGCGCCTCTTCCGGGAGTTCCACCGGGTCGAGGGCGACCCGCTGCTCGAGGCAGCACGACTGGTCGCGGGCAACGGCACGCCGGACGACCCGGACTACCGCACCCTGTGGCCGCAGCTCGAGGTGGCGTCGGTGCAGGCGACCGACGGCGTGCTGCTGGTCGACATCCCGACCGACGCGTTCACCGAGCGACCCGACGGCATGTCGAGGCGGGTCGCGAAGCTCGCGCTCCAGCAGCTCGTCTACACGCTCCAGGGCGTCCACCAGGAGCGGATCCCGGTCGTGATCGAGCGCAGCGAGACCGAGCCGTCGCTCTTCGGGATCTCGACCGAGACCGAGCTCACCGAAGCGAGCGCGCTGAGGACGCTCAACCTGGTCAGCATCACCTCGCCCGCCGAGGGCGCGACCGTCAGCGGGAGCTCGCTCCGGGTCACGGGCGTGGCCAACTCCTTCGAGGCGTCCGGACCGTGCTGGATCCTCCGCGGCCAGGAGGAGCTCGTCGGTGGCGGCTACCAGGCGGAGGCCTGGATGGGCGACCGGCTGTTCCCGTTCGAGGGCGAGCTCTCGCTGGCGGGCATCACCGGCGAGGTGACCCTGCGGTGCGAGACCGACGACCCCACGGGCGGCACCGAGGGTCCCGGCCCGGCGGTCGACACGAAGACGATCACCGTGAGCTGA